The Thermococcus sp. M36 nucleotide sequence AATCAATGGCTCTTCTTTAATAACTGTCGATGCATAGAAATAAGGTTCTTCTTTTCTGGCAATGGTTGCTTTCATGATATCCCAACTACCGTTGCGTTCCGCTGAATAATATAAGGTTTTACCATCCGGAGCAAAAG carries:
- a CDS encoding PD40 domain-containing protein: FAPDGKTLYYSAERNGSWDIMKATIARKEEPYFYASTVIKEEPLIATEKEEFQPKVSPDGKEIAYLEERNTLKICKSKL